GATACGCTACTCGAGGCCCTCGAAGCCACCGAGACCTATGCCTGGGAGTGGGACATCGAGTCGGACACCGTCGATCGCCATCCCGCGTTCGAGACACTCTTTGGGGTGGACGCGACCGAGTTGGAACCGATCTTCGAGAACTTCGTCGAGCGAGTCCATACCGCCTACCGCGAGGACGTCGTCGAGGCCTTCGAGACGGCTATCGAGGAGGGCTCCTCGTATCACGTCCAGTATCCCCTGACCCTGGGTGACGAGGAGATCTGGCTCGAAGGACAGGGACAGGTCGTCCTGAACGATGATGGAACGCCCGGGCGGATCGTGGGCACGACGCGTCGAATTCCCGAGCCCGAAGACACCTGATCGGTCGGTTCCGAGCCGTTATTCCGCACTGGGGAGTTCGATCCGGACGAGCGTCCCCCGCGGATCGTTTTCTTCAAACGAGATCGTTCCATCGGAGACCGTGACGATCCACTGGGTGAGCCAGAGCTCGAGCCCACTGGAGTGAGCGAGGGGCGTTTCACGTCCGGCTTCCAGCGGGTCGATCTCGGCTTCTGGAATTCCAGGCCCGTCGTCGGCCACCGTGATCTCCACCGTCTCAGTCTCCGGCGGGTCGGTCACCGTCACTTCGACGGTCGGGGAGTCCCGATCGTTGTGTTCGACGGCGTTCGAGAGCACGTGATCGAGGGCGAGATCGAACCGTTCGCGAGCACTTGCAGTCGCCGATTCGGGGACCGACACCGAAACGGTGGCCTCGGGATACTCGTTTTTGAAGCCGATAACTTTCGTCTTCACCCGGGTCGCGACGTCGATGACGTTTTTCTCGGCCCCCTGGTCGTCGATTGCACTCTCGATGTGGCGGACGCTCTCGGCGATTCGACGCAGCCGATCGGACTCGTCGATGACCGTCTCGAGAGCGGTTTCGAGCTTCTGGGAGGAGGAACGGGCGAGTTCCGCGTTGCCCTTGATGATGTTGACCGAGGACCGGATGTCGTGGCGGAGAATCCGGTTCATGACCGAGAGGCGCTGGTGGAGTTGCTCGACGTGTTCCTTCTCGGCTTCGAGTCTCTCCTCGCGGCGCTTTCGTTCGGTTACGTCGCTGTTCACGGCGACGAACCGTTCGATGTCCCCCGCGGGACCTTCGATCGGTGCGATGGTCTGGGAGACGACGAATGTCTCGCCCTCGGCTGACTCGTTTATGACCTCCCGCTGGAAGGTCTCCCCCGAGAGGATCGTCTCCCAGAGCGCCTCGTAGTAGGAGTCGCTCATCTCCCCGGACTGGAACATGCGTGGGTTCCGACCGATTGCTTCGGTTCGGTCATAGCCCGTGATCTCCTCGAAGGCGGGGTTGGCATACTGAATCGTGCCATCGGTGTCGGTCCAGTAGATCGAGTGGCCGGCGTTCTCGACGGCAGCCTTGAAGGCCCGGATGTCAGCTTCCTCCTTGACCGTTTTGCCGGTGTCCCGGACCGTCGCGAGCACGTATTTCTCATCGCCGATCTCAGTTGCTTCGAGCGTGATCGCAGCCCAGAAGACACTCCCGTCCCCGGCGGTCGCCTGACGGCGCAACGTTACCGGCTGCCCGTTTGTGACCGTACTGAACACGTCGGTGGCCCGGTCCCGGGAGTGAGCTCCCAGGTCCGAACTCAGCGTGGCGATCGAGGTGCCCCGGAGCTCGTCTCGTGAATAACCGAACAGTGCCGTCGCCTTTGGGTTACACTCGACGACCCGGCCCGTCTCCGGGTCGAAGACGAGGACGGGGTCCGGCAGCGCCTCGAACAGATCACGATAGACATCCCCCGGTGTCGTCGCGTCGAACAGTTCGGGGGTGCTTGATTGGGTGTCGTCCATGGTCGGGTTTTGGATCGGCCGGGTGGTATCGGATGGGGGTACTCAGAACTAAAACATAACTGTTCTTCGTTCCGATGGTATCCGCCCGGTTGATGGGGATTAATCGGCTTCGGACTCAGTGTCAGATTCCATCGGTTTCAGAGTCGGTTTCGATGGCGCTTCGAACTCGGGCCCATCGGATCGGCGGAGCGCGTAGACGCCGGTGAGCAGGACCAGAAGCGACTGGATTCGGACCGCTGTGACGAACCACTGACGGGGCTCCAGATCCTCGGTATTTCGATAACTCGGTCCGAGCGCCAGGGTTTTCGACACTTCGATCACGCGTCTGGGAAAGAGCGATCCGACGACGCCGAGCAGGACCGCCAGGAGTTTCATTTTCATACTAACAGGTTTGTCGGCCCCATAGAAAAATTTGTGCCCAATTGCCGGGGTGTCCGTCACGGGAACTGATCGCGGTGGTAACTGTCCTGTTCCATCTCGCAGTTGCCGTCCGCGTCGATCACCAGGCGGCCGGAGTACCCACAGGTTCGGGAACTGTTGTACTTGCAGCTCGTGTTCATGCAGTCGACGGCGTGTCGGTTGTCGCCAAAACTCATACGTTCACGTAGGAGGAGCAGTATCTTGAATCCAGGTGCTGCCCCGTGGAAAGCATGAAGGGGGTTCCACGCCACTCCATTGATATGTACGACCGGATCGTCGTCGCCGTCGATTCGAGTGCGGAGGCGGCCCATGCCGCCCGGACGGGCTTTGCGCTCGCCCAGACCCTCTCGGTCCCCGTCGACGTGGTGACTGTGCTGGAAGCTTCGATTCTCGACGCGTTGCGATCCGGGACCGGTCGTGATCGACTTCGCTCGGAGCGCGAGCAGTTGCTCGCCGATATCGAGTCCAGAGCCGGGGCGGTCTCGATTTCGACGACCCTGCTCGAGGGGCGGCCTGCCGATCGGATCGTGGAATTCGCACTCGACAGCGGGACGAACCCGTTGGTCGTTCTCGGTCGGCAAGGCCGGTCTTCCGTGTCTCGCCGGCTCCTCGGCGGCGTCACTGAAGGGGTCCTCGAACGTGGGGACCTGCCGGTACTGGTGGATCCAGGGCCCGGGGAAGCCGAGTCCGATTTCGACCCCTCGCGGATCCTCGTTCCGACGGACGGGAGCGAAAACGCCGACGTCGCACTTCCCCATGTCGCTGCGCTGGCGAACCAGTTCGACGCTGCGGTCACCGTTCTCTCCGTGGTTGACCTCCAGCGGGCAGGTGGCGTGTTCAACGCTGGCGGCCTCGACGCGGAATTTATCGAGGCCCTCGAGAGTCGGGCCGAGACGGCCACCGCGGCGGCCGAGGAGACGATTCAGGCGACGGAGTCGAGCCTGTCAGTAGAGTCGATGGTCCGCCGGTCGAAGGACTTCGAGGGGGTCTCCGGGGCGATCTGTGAGACCACCGTGGCCGAGAACGTCGATTTGGTCGTGATGGGATCACACGGTCGTTCGAACGTCCGTCGTCAACTGCTGGGAAGCGTGACGAGCACGGTGTTGCGCTCGATCGACGTGCCGACCCTCGTGGTCCCGCGCTCGCGGTCTTAACTCGATTCCGGTACCAGTCCGTCGATCCCGTCCCCCGCGCTAACCGAGTCGGTCTCCTGGTCGCCCCACCCATCATGAATCGTGATTTCGGCGTCCGTCGGTGGCGTTCCATCGACGGTCACTCGCAACAGCGCCGACGGATAGGTGATAACCGTCGCACAGGCCTCTTTGTCACCTGACTTGACGACCCGGGCGGTGGCCCGAAGCGTGCCGTCGATCAGGCGAACGTTCTCGAATTCCACCGTCCGGTAACAGGCCGACGGGCCGACTGACTCGACGAGTAGCAACCGTTCGGTCTGGTGATCCAAGCCTTCCAGCGACGATTCGATAGCATCCACCCGCTCGCCCGGGAGATCGAACGCTTCGAGGGCTACTGCCTGATCCTCGTCGCTCCCGATGAGCACGGCGTGTCCGACGACCCCCTCGTCGTGCCAGGCTGGCCGGGTGCTTCGTACCGCCAGCGGCACTGTCTCGGTCTCCGTAATCGTCGAACCCGATCCGGGAGCCGAGAGGCACCCGGCAAGCGTGAGTGTGAGCCCGCTCCCCAGGGCCCCAAGCGTCGACCGGCGTGTGTACTCCATAGTGGTCTAGAGGGGGCCGACCAGCGTCACCGTTTCGGAGCCTCAAAAGCCCCTTTGAGAACAGCCCTGTTCAGTCGTCCGCCACTTCGTTGCCGACCCGCTTGCCGGCGTAATCCCGGCCCAGGTAGTAGTTGAGCCAGGAGGAGGTCCCTTCCAGGTCGTAGTCGGGCGGCGGGATGTAGGTGTCCCGAAGTTTTTCACGGGCCTTCTCGAGGCCGCCGTCGGCCTTGAGTTTGCGATAGGCCCGGACGTAGATACACTCCTGCTCGCCGGGATAGACCTCACACCAGCCGTCGTAACTCCCGCCACAGGGGCCGTTGCGCTCGTTTTTCGGACACTGTGACATCGGACAGAGGTAGGCCAGATCGAAGAGCGCACAGTTGCCACACTCCTGGCAGTCATTTGAGATGGTCTTGGTGACCCGCTCGAAGGTCGTAAACGGCTCTTCGAGGGCCGAATCGTCGACTTTCTTCGAGAACCAGCGCATCGGGCCGAACAGCGGGCCGTCGGGCTCGAACATCAGTTCGTGGGCGACCTTGAAGCCCTTGTACTTCAGCCCAGTGCTGGGGTTCTCGGGGAGGATGGCGTGTTCGTCCGCGTTGAGCCCCGTCTCCGGGTCCCGCTCGTAGTAGTAAAAGCCGTCCTCCATCGGGAAGTCGAACTCGGAGACGTACGTCTCCCAGTCCGGGGCGAGCTCCTCGCCGCGCTCGACGATGTACTCGACGTCGTCGTAGTCCGCAGCGTGCCCACCGATGTGGACCCCGGCAAAGCCCATGCCCTTCATGAAGGCGTACATCTTCGCCGCACGTTCGAGCATCGCCTGATGGGGATCCTCGCCCTCCTGTTCGGCCTCGACCTCCTCGCGGAGGTCGTCGGTGACGATGGCTCCAGGGATCCGGTTCTCGTTCATCGCCCGGGCCGAGCCGGGATCGAGGACATAGAGGTTGCCGATCACCGGCACGTCGAGGTCTTTCTCGTCGATGAATTTGATGAGTTCGTGGAACTTCCGGGCGTCGAACCCGACCTGTGGGATGATGAATTCGGCCCCCTTCTCCACCTTCATCTCCAGCTTCCAGTACTGGGGCATCAACTCCGCTTCCAGGCGCTTGAACGGGGAGACGACCGCACCCGGGAAGAAGTCCGTCTCGGCGAGTTCGTTGTGCCGGCCGAAGTTGTCCTCGAACTCGAACCCGTCATTGAGATCGGAGACGAAATCCAGGGTCTGGACCGGGTCGAGGTCGTAGACGGCTTTCGCCTGGCCCTCGAAGGCCGGCCCCTGGTGATCGCCACTCATAATCAGGATGTTGTGGAGGTCCTCACGCTCCAAAGCGTGGAGCAGGCCCTCGATCTGGTTGCGGTTCTTGTCCTTGGTGGTGAAGTGAACGAGCGGTTCGATGCCCCGCTCTTTGAGCTTCATCCCCAGGTAATCGGCCGAGAGCGCGGGTGTCCCGCCAGGGTTGTCGGTTAGCGAGACCGCATCGACGACGTCCCCCGACGCCGCCGTCTCCGCGTCCTCGAACACCTCCTCTTGCTGGGGTTCGTGGGAACCCCGTCCGGGGATTAGCTCCCAGGTCACCGCGAAGCGGTCCTCGTCCTCGACGGCCGCACGAAAGTCTTGTCTGGTCATCGGTTTGCCCTCCGGCCCACCACCTGACTCGGTCGGACTCCGTCACTGTTCCCCGTCCCGCCCGACCGGCCTGTCGTGATTCGGCGTCGACACGTGCTGGACATCGCAGTAACTGGGAGTAAGCCGGATGCAATCTTGAACGTTTTCATCCTGGAAAAATAGCCCTGAACGACCGAAATCTGGTGGCCGCGGACGAATCAAAACGTTGATACTGGTCACCGATGATTCTTCGACACTGTCATGTCCATGGACGACCTGCTTGCAGTTTTTTCCGCCGAAATCGAGCGAGTGAACGGCGATTACGTGATTTCGATCCCTGAGCGCGAACTCGAAGTGGGGGAACTGGACCCCGATTCGGTGTACCGCTTTGGCGTCCTGGGATCGGTCTCTCAGGGGACGACTCGGTCGAAATCCAGCACTACCGAGCGCTCGACCCCGCCGGTCGACGAGGGGGACACCCTCGAAGTCGAGATCGACTCGAAAGGGGAGGAAGGGGACGGAATCGCCTACGTCGAGGGCGGCTACGTCGTCTTCGTTCCGAATACCGCGATCGGAGATATCGTCACGGTCGAGGTCGTGAGTGTTGGCCCGCGCTTCGCCCGGGCCGAACCGGTCGATGGGACCCCGTCGGATTCTGATATCGAAGCGATCTGATCGGCTACTGTTCGGGTAGTTGAATCTCGACCCCATCCAGCGACGGGGCTTCGAGCACGCCGCCAGTTGCAGCGCTCGTCGCCATCGCTGCGTACTTCTCCAGCACGCCTGTCACCTCCGGTTCCGGCGGCGACCAGGATTTGGCTCGCGAACGAAGTGTCTCCGCCGGAACGTCGAGTTCGAGTCGGCCCGCATCGACATCGATCAGGATCTGATCGCCTTCCTCGACCAGCGCGATGGGACCGCCAGACGCGGCTTCCGGGCTCACGTGCCCGATGGCTGCGCCCCGCGTGCCCCCAGAAAAGCGCCCGTCGGTGATCAACGCCACCTCACCGGAGAGCCGGGGCGAACCGCTGACTTTCGACGTCGGCTCCAGCATTTCCGGCATGCCGGGACCACCACGCGGCCCCTCATAGCGGATCACGATGACATCCCCCGGATCGATCTCGCCCCCATCCAGTGCTTCCAGGGCCGCACTCTGGGATTCGAAGACACGTGCCCGTCCCTCGAAGTGATGCATCGATTCGTCCATGGCGCCGGCCTTGACGACCGCGCCGTTCGGCGCCAAATTGCCGTCGAGGACGGCCAGACTTCCCCCGTCGTGAACGGGATCCGCCCGGGGCTGGATGACCGTGCCGCGCTTGTCCGCGTTCTCGATCCGATCGCCGATCGTGATGCCGTCGACCGTCTCTCGGTCCTGATGCATCTCGGCTTTGAGTTCCGCCATGACGGCCGGCACTCCACCGTCGTCCCGGAGGTGTTCCATCCGCCACGGGCCGGCCGGACTCATGTGTGCCAGGTGGGGTGTCTCCTCGGCCAGGTTCTCGAAGTCCTCCAGGGTGATGTCGAGACCGGCCTCTGCGGCCACCGCTGGCACGTGGAGCATGGTGTTGGTGCTCCCGCCCAGTGCCAGGTCGACCCGGAGGGCGTCCTCGAAGGCCGCCTCGGTGAGCAAATCCGAGGGGCGGATATCCTCCTTGACCAGCCGAAGGATCTCGCGACCGCTCTTGCGTGCGATCTCCTGTTTCGCCGTGTCGGTCGCTCCCGAGGTCGCACACTCCGTCCAGGAGAGGCCCAGTGCCTCGGTTACACAGGCCATCGTGTTGGCCGTGAACATGCCAGCACAGGATCCCTCGCCCGGACAGGCCGAACACTCCAGTTCGTAGAGCTCGTCGTCACTCATCTCGCCCTCGTGGTGCTGGCTCACGCCCTCGAAGACGGTCACCAGATCCGCTGGTTCGTCGTCGAAACTCCCGGCTGCCATGTGGCCGCCGGTGACGACGATGGCCGGAATGTCGAGCCGCGCCACGGCCATCAACATCCCCGGGACGATCTTGTCACACGAGGCCATCGCGATCAGCCCGTCGAACTGGTGGGCGTTGACCATCAACTCGACCGAATCCGCGATCGTCTCCCGCGAGGGCAGACTCGAACGCATCCCCTCGTGTCCCATGGCGATGCCGTCGTCGACCGCGATCGTGTTGAACTCCAGTGGGGTCCCACCGGCCTCGCGAATCCCGTCTTTGACGTGGGTCGCGAGTTCGTCGAGGTGGACGTGGCCGGGAACGATCTCGTTCCAGGAGTTCGCTACCCCGATGAGCGGTTGATGGATCTCCTCGTCGTCCAGTCCTGCCGCCCGGAAGAGCGAGCGGTGGGGGGCCCGATCGACGCCCTCGGTCACCGTCGCGCTCCGCATGTCGCTGTCCTTCTCGGTAAAGTCGGCCATCCTAGTCTGTTCGTACCTGGTCGTGGGGACCTTTAACCCACCCGATCAACGCGAGATCTGATCACCGTGAACGCGACTGACGTGGCGTCCGACACACCCATGTCGGTAGAACGGGAGTCCACCGACAAGCCAACGGCTTCAGCCGTTGGTAGCTGACTGGCGTCGATAGACAGCTTCGAGGACGAGCAGTGCGAGCAACCCACCGACCAGGACCATCGCTCCGGGCTCAACGAGGAAATTCCCGATCTGCTCGATCAAGCCCGGTGTCGCGTTCGCGGATTCCGTCGCGGTCTGGAGCATGACTTGATCGCCACCTGACTCCCCGGGCGAGATCCGCTCACCCAGGGCGAACTGCGCGAGAACCCCGCCCGCGAAAACCGCCGAGAGGCCCCCAACCATGCGTTTGAGTTTGTTTTCCATCTCCGATCGAGTGTGCTCTCCCTCGACGATCACCAGGGGATCGCTGGTCGGGGCGTAGACTGACATCTCCGCTCCCTTCTCGGAGTACCGCGTGCCGACCGACTCGACGAGGTCGACCTCGCCGAGTTTCTCCAGGTGGTAGTGGACGTTCTGGAGGGATGTGTCGGTCGCGTCGGCGAGTTCGGAGGGCGTGGCCGGGTCTTCATAGAGGTGTTCGAGCATCCGTCGACGGGTCGCCGAAGAGAGGGCCTCGAAGACCGCGTCCACGTTCGGCCCGTCCAGGGGAACGACTCTGGGCTCGGTGGCCGCAGCTGACTCCCCCGGCCGAATCTGGGTGAGCGGGCTCGACATGGGTACTTGCCACTTGTACTCACCCGTGGGTTAAAACTCTACCAGAAGATCAAACCGTGACTGTAGTCTTTCCTGGATCGGCCGGTGACCCTATGTGTCCGGTCCCCGTTGGATCGGTCTGATGTGGAACTACCGCGGGACGACGCCCATGGCGGACCGTCCGGACGGGTTTTTCGCGGACGGGCATTTCTGGGTCCGGGAGTTCGTCCTCGGCCGGGCCGTTGCGGTTCGGATGGACGAGTCGGGATTGCTCACGTTCGCCGGCCCCGAGGGTGAGTTCGATGCCGAGGAACCCCCCTGGTCGCTCCGTCGATCCATCGAGGCCGTTCGGTCGAACCTCGACCGTGACCGGCTTCGCAACGCCGCTGATGACGCCGGGGCGTACACCTTCTACCTGCTCGCGCCGCTCTCGATCGGTATCGACTACGATTTTGATACCCTCCCTCCGGCACTGGGAGTGGATATCTGGGATAGCTCCGCCGGGGAGTACACCACCCTCGACGTGACCGAGCGGGTTTTCGAGGGAATCGGCCTGTGGACGGCCCCGACCATTGCGCGGGAAGTGCCTGCACGGGACCTCTCGCCGGAGACCTACGAACTCCCGAGGTCGCACTGGGCGGACGAACAGGCCGCCGGCGTCGTCTTCCGGAAGAAACACGGTGGGGCCGTCAGACTCCTTCGAACCCCCTTCGAAAACACGACGTGGGAATCCCCGGAGTCGGCCGGCGTCCCGGATTTCGACGATTGGATCGGAGCGCATCTGGATGCTGACCGCGCCAGGTCACTTCTCAAGCGGACTGATCAGTCCCTCGATTCCGTGGGAATCGAAGCGGCGACTGCCCTAATCGGGGCTTCACTGGCCCAGCGGCAGTACGCAACGGTGGGTCAGATCGCCGATTCGGATCCGGAACGGTTCCGAACGGCGATCCGAGACCGCCTCGTCGAAATACGCGAGACAGAAGCAAGCGAATCGGCTTCCTAACCTCCTACAACTTTAACTGCGTGGTCGGTTAATCGGGGCATAATGGGAACTGAGGAGGGTGGTGGGGAGGACGGGGCCACGAACCCGTCAGTCGATCCGGACGGTGGGGCGAGGGCACCGGATCAGGCTGAAACGAGCACCGCGGACAGAACGGACATGGAACGGGACGACAACGGAGATTTTTCCGGGCCGGCCGATCTTCGAGAAGCCATTCAGCGAGGTGTTACCGTAGCGGCTCGACTCGACGAAACCGTCACTCGTGCCCGACTGGGCCAGGCCGCGACGGACGCGGACAACCTCGACACGGCGGTCACCAATCTCATCGAGGGCACCGTCCCCGTCCGGAAAGGCGTCTACTCCTGGCTTCACTTCAAGTGGGAATACTACCTGGACGAGGTGGGCGACCCACCACGGGACGACGACGGGACCCCTGAACCCTTCGATAAGGCAGCGTATCTCGGGTTCGAGCCCGGGGACATCGAGTCCACACTCAGCTACGGGGAATCACGCGCGGACGCCCTTGCCGATCTTATCGAGGAACGAACCGTCAACGTCCAACCAGACCTCGACGAGGACGCCTTTTTCTCCACGGTCTCGGGGGCGACGACGCTCACGAACCGCTACGACCTCGAACGGGCCGTCCCGATGGCGAAGAAGACCCACTTCGTCGAGGAGGAGCGCTACTGGGTGAACAAGCCCTATGCCTTCGTCGTCATCTTTCACTCCCGGAAGGAAAACGAGAAGAAGTACTACCTCATCGAGCCCTACCGCACGCCGATCGAGGCCGACCTCCGTGAGTTTCTCACCGAAAAGCTCCGGACGGCCATCAAATACGCCGAGGAAGGGGTTACAATCGGCGGGTCAGACGCCGAACGCCGGGCCGTCATCGAGCGTGAGACCGACCGGCTGTTGAACCGCTATGATCTCTACGACACGGCGCCGGACCGTGGGTTCAGGGAGACGATTGCCGACGGACTGGACTTCGGAGACCGGGATGGGTTCCTGGGCCGATTCACTGGGGACACTGGGGCAGTGGGCCAGCTCCGGAACTGGCTCGCCCCCGAGGCTGGACCCGAGGCAGATTCGAACCCGGAAGCACTCTCGGGAATCGCGGCCAGGCCCGAACCGGCCCTTCTCGCGGAGGACGATCCCGAGTTAAACGAATACCAGGTGGAGAAGCTCCGGTACTTTCTGGCCCGGGATTTCACCGGGTACGAGCGGATCGACGGTATCAAACACGACATCAACGTCGAGGACATCTCGTGTGACGGCTACGAGAGCCCCGTGTTCGTCTATCACACGGATTACGAACAGCTCATCTCGAATGTCACGCATGGCACCGAGCAACTCGATGACTTCGTGGTGAAACTCGCCCAGCGCTCGGGCAAGGGGATCAGCAAGCGCCAGCCACAGGTCGATGCGACCCTGCCGGACGGCTCCCGTGCCCAGTTGACTCTCGGAACCGAAGTGTCCGATCACGGGACGAACTACACCATCCGGCAGTTCAAGGACGTCCCGTTCACGCCGGTCGATCTCATCAACTGGAAGACCTTCTCGCTGGAGGAGATGGCCTTCCTCTGGCTCTGTATCGAGAACAACAAGTCCCTGCTCTTTGCCGGCGGCACGGCCTCGGGGAAGACGACCAGCCTGAACGCGGTCTCGCTTTTCGTCCCCAGCAACGCCAAGATCGTCTCCATCGAGGACACCCGGGAGGTGGAACTGCCCCAGCGCAACTGGATCGCGTCGGTCACACGCCCCTCGTTTGGCGAGGACGAAGCCGGCGACATCGACGAGTTCGACCTCCTGGAGGCGGCCCTGCGCCAGCGCCCCGACTACATCATCATGGGTGAGGTCCGGGGGGAAGAGGGGCGAACGCTCTTCCAGGTCATGTCGACGGGCCACACCACCTACACCACCTTCCACGCGGACAACGTCAGCGAGGTCATCAAGCGGTTCACCACCGAACCGATCAACGTCTCGAAGACCCTCTTTACCGCCCTGGATCTGGTGTCGATCCAGGCCTCGACCAGGGTCCGCGGGAAGAAAGTACGGCGCAGCCGAAATATTACCGAAATCCGGCGGTACGACGCCGAGAACGACGAGATCAACGTCAACGACGTCTTCCAGTGGCGGCCCGAGACCGACACCTATCGCAGCACCGCCGAGTCGACCACGCTCGACGAGATCAAGTTCGACCGGGGCTGGTCGGAAGCCGAGTTGCAACAGCAACTCTTCGAACGGCGGGTCGTCCTCGCCTCGCTCATCGAGCAGGGGCTCAACACGTACAGCGAGGTGGCAGCGACTCTCCAGGCCTACATCAACGACCCGGAGACGCTGCTTACCCTCATCGCGAACGACGAACTCGAGGAGGCACTCGGTGACCTTCGGGAACTGGAAAGTGTTCTGATCGACGTCGATCCCGAACTCGAAGCGATGGTGCCACGGCCCGAACCGGACGCGGACATCCTCGAAACGACCACCGAAATCCTCGACCGGGCCGAGGAGGAACTCTTCCCCGAGTATCGCGGCGAGCGAGGGGCCGAACTCGTCGACATCCTTCCCGATCAGGACGACAGCAAGGCGCCGAGCGAAACTGACAGGCCGGGGGCGGATGAGCCCGATCACTCGGAGGATTCGACCGCATGAGCACCGACCATCTGGGTGGCCGCTCGGAGCAGTTCGCCGACCTGTTCTATCCGCTCTTCGAGTGGCTATTCGGCGAGGACTCCGAGTTCGTCGCTGACCTCGAACGCAAACTCGCCGAGGCCCGGATGGAGGAAACTGTCGAACTGTACGTCTCCCGGGCGATCGGGTATGGCGTTCTCGCTGGCCTGTTTCTCTGGGTTCTTGGAACCGGTCTCGGATATGCGCTCTTTGGATTGGGGCTCGTTGGAACCGACGTGTCGATCGGGTTGCCGGTCTCGAACCCGGCGATCGCTGCGTTCCTGGAGGCACTCAAAGTGCCCGCGCTCGTCCTCGTCACTGGCCTCTTCTTCGGGGCGATCGGGTTCGTCACCGGCTTCGGGATGCTGGTGCTCATGCCCTACAACAGGGCCGCCTCGCGAAAGCGGGAGATCAACATGTTGCTCCCCGACGCCGTCTCGTTCATGTATGCGCTCTCGATCGGCGGGCTCAATCAACTGGAGATTCTCGAGGCGATGGCCCAGGCCGAGGACACCTACGGGGAGGTCGCCCTGGAGTTCCGGACGATCGTCCAGGAGACTGAATACTTCGACGTGGACTATCGAACCGCGATCCGCCGGCGCTCGATGGAGACCCCCAGTGAGGACCTCTCGCAGTTCTTCACGGACATGCTCTCGATCATCAACAGCGGCGGGGACATGGCGGCGTTCCTCGAGGACAAGAAGGAGACCCACATGCGAACCGCAAAACAGCAACAGGAGCTCACCCTGCAGACTCTCGAGCTGTTCGGCGAGATGTACATGACCCTCTCGCTGTTCCCGCTCTTGCTCATCATCGTCCTGGTCGTGATGAGCATGCTGGGCCAGTCCCAGGAGTTCCTCCTCTACGCGACGGTCTATGTCCTGTTACCGATGGTGAGTGTCGCCTTTCTCGTCATGGTCTCCACGGTCAAGCAGGACGAACCCGGGGATGGCTATCTCGATCTGGGGGCCGTGCAGGACGGCGACGAACTCACCCGGACGGTGGGTGACGGCGGGGCTACCCCACCGGCCGAAACCGCTCTCCACCGCCGACTCGAAAGCCGCGAGCGCAGGTACGCCCTCTCACAATTCCTCCGCCAGCCTCACTACTACTTCCGGGAACACCCGCTTATCACGCTCGTCCTGACACTTCCCCTTACCATCGGGATCCTGGCGCATGCGATCACCAGCGGGTTGGTTCCGCTCTCGTTCTCGGGACTGGTCGACAATCCCGTCGGATCGAC
This region of Halodesulfurarchaeum sp. HSR-GB genomic DNA includes:
- a CDS encoding universal stress protein; the encoded protein is MYDRIVVAVDSSAEAAHAARTGFALAQTLSVPVDVVTVLEASILDALRSGTGRDRLRSEREQLLADIESRAGAVSISTTLLEGRPADRIVEFALDSGTNPLVVLGRQGRSSVSRRLLGGVTEGVLERGDLPVLVDPGPGEAESDFDPSRILVPTDGSENADVALPHVAALANQFDAAVTVLSVVDLQRAGGVFNAGGLDAEFIEALESRAETATAAAEETIQATESSLSVESMVRRSKDFEGVSGAICETTVAENVDLVVMGSHGRSNVRRQLLGSVTSTVLRSIDVPTLVVPRSRS
- a CDS encoding PAS domain-containing protein; this encodes MPSDSTRRIRELEDRVESLEALRDTLLEALEATETYAWEWDIESDTVDRHPAFETLFGVDATELEPIFENFVERVHTAYREDVVEAFETAIEEGSSYHVQYPLTLGDEEIWLEGQGQVVLNDDGTPGRIVGTTRRIPEPEDT
- a CDS encoding TRAM domain-containing protein, encoding MSMDDLLAVFSAEIERVNGDYVISIPERELEVGELDPDSVYRFGVLGSVSQGTTRSKSSTTERSTPPVDEGDTLEVEIDSKGEEGDGIAYVEGGYVVFVPNTAIGDIVTVEVVSVGPRFARAEPVDGTPSDSDIEAI
- a CDS encoding methylenetetrahydrofolate reductase C-terminal domain-containing protein — its product is MTRQDFRAAVEDEDRFAVTWELIPGRGSHEPQQEEVFEDAETAASGDVVDAVSLTDNPGGTPALSADYLGMKLKERGIEPLVHFTTKDKNRNQIEGLLHALEREDLHNILIMSGDHQGPAFEGQAKAVYDLDPVQTLDFVSDLNDGFEFEDNFGRHNELAETDFFPGAVVSPFKRLEAELMPQYWKLEMKVEKGAEFIIPQVGFDARKFHELIKFIDEKDLDVPVIGNLYVLDPGSARAMNENRIPGAIVTDDLREEVEAEQEGEDPHQAMLERAAKMYAFMKGMGFAGVHIGGHAADYDDVEYIVERGEELAPDWETYVSEFDFPMEDGFYYYERDPETGLNADEHAILPENPSTGLKYKGFKVAHELMFEPDGPLFGPMRWFSKKVDDSALEEPFTTFERVTKTISNDCQECGNCALFDLAYLCPMSQCPKNERNGPCGGSYDGWCEVYPGEQECIYVRAYRKLKADGGLEKAREKLRDTYIPPPDYDLEGTSSWLNYYLGRDYAGKRVGNEVADD
- a CDS encoding PAS domain-containing sensor histidine kinase — its product is MDDTQSSTPELFDATTPGDVYRDLFEALPDPVLVFDPETGRVVECNPKATALFGYSRDELRGTSIATLSSDLGAHSRDRATDVFSTVTNGQPVTLRRQATAGDGSVFWAAITLEATEIGDEKYVLATVRDTGKTVKEEADIRAFKAAVENAGHSIYWTDTDGTIQYANPAFEEITGYDRTEAIGRNPRMFQSGEMSDSYYEALWETILSGETFQREVINESAEGETFVVSQTIAPIEGPAGDIERFVAVNSDVTERKRREERLEAEKEHVEQLHQRLSVMNRILRHDIRSSVNIIKGNAELARSSSQKLETALETVIDESDRLRRIAESVRHIESAIDDQGAEKNVIDVATRVKTKVIGFKNEYPEATVSVSVPESATASARERFDLALDHVLSNAVEHNDRDSPTVEVTVTDPPETETVEITVADDGPGIPEAEIDPLEAGRETPLAHSSGLELWLTQWIVTVSDGTISFEENDPRGTLVRIELPSAE